Within Pseudomonas brassicacearum, the genomic segment CGCCTTCTTCGACGGCTGCGCGGGTGGCGTGCAGGGCGTCTTCAACGCGGGCTTTCTTCTCTTTCATTTCAACTTCGGAACCAGCGCCAACCTTGATCACTGCAACGCCGCCGGACAGCTTGGCCAGGCGCTCTTGCAGTTTTTCACGGTCGTAGTCGGACGAAGTCTCGGCCACTTGGGCGCGGATCTGAGTCACGCGAGCCTGGATGTCAGTCTCGACGCCGGCACCGTCGATCACGGTGGTGTTTTCCTTGGACAGGATCACGCGCTTGGCGTTACCCAGGTGCTCCAGGGTGGTGCTTTCCAGGCTCAGGCCGATCTCTTCGGAGATAACGGTACCGCCGGTCAGTACGGCGATGTCCTGCAGCATGGCCTTGCGACGATCGCCGAAGCCTGGTGCCTTGACGGCAGCGACCTTGACGATACCGCGCATGTTGTTCACGACCAGGGTCGCCAGGGCTTCGCCTTCAACGTCTTCAGCCACGATCAGCAGTGGGCGGCCGGCTTTGGCAACGGCTTCCAGCACTGGCAGCATTTCGCGGATGTTGGAGATCTTCTTGTCCACCAGCAGGATCAGCGGGCCGTCGAGCTCGGCGGTCATGGTGTCCGGCTTGTTGACGAAGTACGGGGACAGGTAGCCACGGTCGAACTGCATGCCTTCTACGACCGACAGTTCGTTTTCCAGGCCCGAGCCTTCTTCGACGGTGATCACGCCTTCTTTACCGACTTTTTCCATGGCTTCGGCAATGATGTCGCCGATGGAGTTGTCGGAGTTGGCGGAGATGGTGCCGACCTGAGCGATCGCCTTGGTGTCAGCGCATGGCTTGGACAGCGCCTTGAGCTCTTTGACGATGGCGATGGTCGCCTTGTCGATGCCGCGCTTGAGGTCCATCGGGTTCATGCCGGCAGCGACGGCTTTGAGACCTTCGTTGACGATCGATTGAGCCAGGACGGTCGCGGTGGTGGTGCCGTCGCCAGCGTCATCGTTGGCACGGGAGGCAACGTCTTTGACCAGTTGCGCGCCCATGTTTTCGAAGCGGTCTTTGAGCTCGATTTCTTTGGCTACGGAAACGCCGTCCTTGGTGATGGTCGGAGCGCCGAAGCTCTTCTCGATGATCACGTTACGGCCTTTCGGGCCCAGGGTCGCTTTTACTGCGTCAGCCAGGACGTTGACACCGGCGAGCATTTTCTTGCGGGCGGAATCGCCGAATTTAACTTCTTTAGCAGCCATGATCGATATTCCTTAAATACTTTGTAGTAATGGGAAAATGGGCGGGGGAATCAGCCTTCGAGAACAGCGAGGATTTCGTTCTCGCTCATTACCAGCAGGTCTTCGCCGTCGACTTTCACTGTGTTGCTGCCGGAGTAAGGGCCGAACACAACCTTGTCACCCACTTTCACGGCCAGCGCACGTACTTCACCGTTTTCCAGTGCCTTGCCTGGGCCTACAGCGAGAACTTCACCGTGGTTGGCTTTTTCAGCAGCCGAACCTGGCAGGACGATACCGCCAGCGGTTTTCTTCTCTTCTTCGCTGCGACGGATGACGACGCGGTCATGCAGAGGACGAAGCTTCATTGTCGATCTCTCCTAATTTTTGGTTTTCATCGGCCGGTGTAGTCCCGGCGGGTTTAACAAAGCCGGCAGAGCCGGGTGCGGTTCGTCAGTCGAACCGCGGAAGTCTGTCCGGTGTCACCACCGGAAACCTTGCGGTGACCGTTACATAAGGGCGCACAAGTGGATTACAAGGGCGGGGCAGAAAATTTTTTACTGCGCGCAGCCAAAATGAACACGGCGCCCGAAGGCGCCGTGTCGCAGGTTTTACTTGGAATCGCGGTGTTCGAATTCGCCTTCGATCACGTCGGGCTCGCGGCCCAAAGGCTCGCGCGGAGCCGGACCGCCGCGGGGCTGGAGGTCATCGGCGAAGGCGCGCTGACGAATCGCCTGCTCTTCGGCGCGCTGGCGCATTTTATTGGCCAGCAACCGACGGGTGAACGGCAACAGCATGACCAGGCCCAGCACGTCGCTGATAAAACCAGGCAGGATCAACAGGCCGCCACCCAGGGCCAGCATCAGGCCTTCGAGCATGGTCTGGGCAGGCAACTCGCCACGATTCAGGCTTTCACGGGCACGCAACGCCGTGGCCAGGCCAGCAATGCGCAGCACGAACACGCCGAGCATCGAGCCGAGAATGACCAGCAGCAGCGCCGGGAAAAACCCGATCGCACCGCTGACCTTGACGAATACGAACAGCTCCAACACCGGGAACAGCAGAAAGAGCAACAAAAAAGGGCGCATCAAATGGTTCCTCAACGCAAGAATGCCTTGCTATGAAAACCTAAATGACGTCGCCCTTTCGTGAATTCAAGCGTCGACCTCCGCATTTTTTGGCCATTGCTCGGCGTGAGCCAGATAAACCAAGGCTTCGCGCACTTGTGTCGGCGTGTTGCAAGGCGTCGGAAAGGCCAGCCAGTGCAGGCCCTGGCCTATACGCAGGTGCATGCCTTCGCTGTCGATGCCCACCAATTGCGCCGGTTCGCTTTTCGGCAGGCCGGCCAGTTCCACGTAATGGGCAATGGCCTTGGCGTGGTCGGCGTTCATGTGCTCGACCATGCTGGTTTCGGCTTTGCCGGCGAAGGGATTGGCCAGGGTGAGCTGGTCGATCCAGTGGATGGCGCCAAAGCCGCCGATGTAGCGATGGCGTACCGGCTCGAGTACCCAGAAATCGAAATCATGGGCCTTGTGGTAGTTCTGCGAGTCAGGGAAATAGCGGTAGTAACGCTCGGCGGCAGCCTCGATGGCAGCGCTGTCTTCGAGTTTGCGGGCCTCGGCCAGGTAGGTCAGGCGCCCCACGGCCTGCACATCCTCGGCGCCCCGCTCGCCCACCAGCATCGAACACCTGGGGTCTTTTTGCAGGTTGTGAGTGTGCTGGGCGATCCGGCTGATCAGGATCAGTGGCCGGCCTTGATCGTCCAGGCAATAGGGCACCACGGAGCCGAACGGAAAGCCGGGCATGGATTTGGAATGAGTGGAGAGCACTCCACGGTATTCCTTGAGCAGAAGTTCGCGGGCATGCTTGACAGCTTCAACGCTCAATTTATGACTCCTTTAATGAAATCCGTCTAGAAAACGGTCAGGCGACTGGAGTAATGTTCCGATACACCGATAGGGCAGTTCTCGTGTGCAACCGGGCTACACCGTC encodes:
- a CDS encoding co-chaperone GroES, with the translated sequence MKLRPLHDRVVIRRSEEEKKTAGGIVLPGSAAEKANHGEVLAVGPGKALENGEVRALAVKVGDKVVFGPYSGSNTVKVDGEDLLVMSENEILAVLEG
- a CDS encoding HugZ family protein, with amino-acid sequence MSVEAVKHARELLLKEYRGVLSTHSKSMPGFPFGSVVPYCLDDQGRPLILISRIAQHTHNLQKDPRCSMLVGERGAEDVQAVGRLTYLAEARKLEDSAAIEAAAERYYRYFPDSQNYHKAHDFDFWVLEPVRHRYIGGFGAIHWIDQLTLANPFAGKAETSMVEHMNADHAKAIAHYVELAGLPKSEPAQLVGIDSEGMHLRIGQGLHWLAFPTPCNTPTQVREALVYLAHAEQWPKNAEVDA
- a CDS encoding FxsA family protein, which codes for MRPFLLLFLLFPVLELFVFVKVSGAIGFFPALLLVILGSMLGVFVLRIAGLATALRARESLNRGELPAQTMLEGLMLALGGGLLILPGFISDVLGLVMLLPFTRRLLANKMRQRAEEQAIRQRAFADDLQPRGGPAPREPLGREPDVIEGEFEHRDSK
- the groL gene encoding chaperonin GroEL (60 kDa chaperone family; promotes refolding of misfolded polypeptides especially under stressful conditions; forms two stacked rings of heptamers to form a barrel-shaped 14mer; ends can be capped by GroES; misfolded proteins enter the barrel where they are refolded when GroES binds), with translation MAAKEVKFGDSARKKMLAGVNVLADAVKATLGPKGRNVIIEKSFGAPTITKDGVSVAKEIELKDRFENMGAQLVKDVASRANDDAGDGTTTATVLAQSIVNEGLKAVAAGMNPMDLKRGIDKATIAIVKELKALSKPCADTKAIAQVGTISANSDNSIGDIIAEAMEKVGKEGVITVEEGSGLENELSVVEGMQFDRGYLSPYFVNKPDTMTAELDGPLILLVDKKISNIREMLPVLEAVAKAGRPLLIVAEDVEGEALATLVVNNMRGIVKVAAVKAPGFGDRRKAMLQDIAVLTGGTVISEEIGLSLESTTLEHLGNAKRVILSKENTTVIDGAGVETDIQARVTQIRAQVAETSSDYDREKLQERLAKLSGGVAVIKVGAGSEVEMKEKKARVEDALHATRAAVEEGVVPGGGVALVRALQAISELKGDNDDQNVGIQLLRRAVEAPLRQIVANSGDEPSVVVDKVKQGTGNYGYNAATGEYGDMIEMGILDPAKVTRSALQAASSIASLMITTEAMIAEIKEDAPAGGGMPDMGGMGGMGGMM